The following nucleotide sequence is from Catharus ustulatus isolate bCatUst1 chromosome 33, bCatUst1.pri.v2, whole genome shotgun sequence.
TTTGGGACCAGGATCCCATTTGTGGGTACTGGGACCCCCATTTGTGGAGCTGGGATCCCATTGTGCGGCCGACATCCCGTTTTTGGGGTCAAGATCCCGTTTTTGGGACCAGGATCCCATTTTGGGACCAGGATCTCATTGTGGGGTTGAGATCCCATTTTGGGTCATGGAATCCCATTtgtgggcacagggatccccatttctggggctgggatcccattttggggtcagggactggggacaagggcagctcctgcaggaaatcCTTCAGGACCCCTGGGAATGAGGTCCCACTGTGGGGTCCTGATCCCATTGTGGGGGCTGGGATCCTGTTTTTGGGACCAGGATCCCATTTTGGATACTGGGATCCCATTGTGGGGGCTGGGATCCTGTTTTTGGGACCAGGATCCCATTTTGGGTACTGGGATCCCGTTTTGGGAACAGGATCCCATTGTGGGGTTGAGATACCATTTTGGGTACTGGGTCTCAATTTGGGGCTGAGATCCCATTTTGGAATCTTACTGTGGGACCAggatcccatttttggggctgggatcccatttttggggctgggatcccGTTCTGGGGCTGAGATCCCATGCTGGGATCCCATTGTGGGACCAGGATCCCATTTTGGGACCGGGATCCAAATTTGGGGCTGAGATCCCAATTTGTGGTTGAGATCCCATTCTGGGATCCCATTTTGGGACCAGGATTccattttgggatcccattaTGGGACCAAGATTccattttgggatcccatttTGGGGCTGAGATCccattttgggatcccatttTTGGGTACTGGGATCCCATAGTGGGACCAGGATCCCATTTTGGAGCCAGGATCCTGTTTTGGGTACTGGGATCCCAATTTGGGGTCCAGATGCAATTGTGAGACCAGGATCCCATTTTGGGGCTGAGATCccattttgggatcccatttTGGGGCTGAGATCccattttgggatcccatttTTGGGTACTGGGATCCCATTTTGGGGACCAGGATTCCATTTTTGGTATTGAAATCTCCCTTTTcacctcccaaaaaatcccccaaattcaccccaaattccctccctgggtgtccccaagatgtccccaaggtgttcccaaggtgtccccagtgtccacTCACCAGTGACCACGTTGATGTCCGGCCAGAGGCGCTCGGACAGGGTCACGGCCGCGCTGTCCCTCTCGAAGGCCTCCCTGAGCTCCTTCTTGGCCGCGGCCGAGCCGCAGAGCCGGTACAGCCCCACCACCTGCGGGTGACCACTGGTCACTCTGCGGCCACTGGTCATCCACACCACCTGCGGGTGACCACTGGTCATCCTCACCACCTGGGAGTGACCACTGGTCATCCTGACCACCTGCGGGTGACCACTGGTCACTCTGCGACCACTGGTCATCCTGACCACCTGCAGGTGACCACTGGTCACTCTGCGGCCACTGGTCATCCACACCAACTGGGAGTGACCACTGGTCACAACCACACCACCTGCGGGTGACCACTGGTCACTCTGCGGCCACTGGTCACTCTCCACTCACTGGTCACTGCCAGCCACTGGTCACTCTCTGGTCATTGGTCACTCTCCAGTCACTGGTCATCACCCAGTCACATGGTCATCCCCTGGTTACCGGTCACTCTGTGGCCACTGGTCATCCTGACCACCTGGGGGTGACCACTGGTCACTCTGCGGCCACTGGTCACTCTGTGGCCACTGGTCAGCCCCACCACCACCTGGTCACTCcctggtcactggtggtcactggtggtcactccCAGTCACTCCTGGTTACTCCTGGTCAATggtggtcactcctggtcacttgTGGTCACTCTCCCAGCCCCTGATCACCTCTGGTCACTGATGGTCACTCCTTCGCCACTggtggtcactcctggtcacccCTGGtcactcccccagcccctggtcactcatggtcactcccaatcactcctggtcactccctggtcactggtggtcactggtggtcactccCAGTCACTCCTGGTTACTcctggtcactggtggtcactggtggtcactcACCGTGAGGCCGCGGCGCTCGATCTCCCCCAGGCACCGCTCCAGGATCCGCGGGACCCCCCCGGGTCTCCCCTCCCGCGCCACCAGCGCCCCCAAATCCGCCCCGAACACCCGCGGGGGGCGCGCGGCCGGAcacggggccggggccggacactgggctggggctggacacTGGACTGGACATGGCTGGAGTTGGGCTGGACATTGGGCTGGACACGGCTGGAGTTGGGCTGGACATTGGGCTGGACATGGTGCTGGACACGGCTGGAGTTGGGCTGGACACGATGCTGGACACTGGGCTGGACACTGGGCTGGACACTCTGCTGGACATGGCACTGGACATGGCACTGGACACGGGGCCGGACACGGCCGGAGCTGGACGAGGCTCAACCGCAGGTACAGGACACCgcggggctgcagctgcagggccagggacTGAGTGCGGCCACCTGagggacagacggacacagggacatcactggggtcagagggacagagggacagccatggggacacagggacacagggacagaggggcagacggacagagggacagaggaacAGCTATGGGGAAGGAgggacagccatggggacagagggacaccactggggagagggggacagacggacagagggacaaaaaaatccccaaaaatccccccaaaatacccaaataaatccccaaaaatcccccaaaaaatcccccaaaaatgcccccaaaaatcagaaaaaaaatccccaaaaatcaaaaaaaatcccaaaaatatcccaaaaatctcccagaaaaacaaaaaagcctcaaaaaaaaaatccccaataaatttttaaaaatcaaaaaaaaatccctaaaaaatcccaaaaaaatccccccaaaatcccaaagaaatccacaaaaaatcccaaaaaattctccaaaaaatcccaataaatcctccaaaaattttttaaaaatcaaaaaaatatctcaaagaaatcccaaaaaatcccccaaaaatccttaaaaaatcccaataaatcccaaaaaattttttaaaaatcccaaaaaaataccaaaaaaaaaatccccaaaaaatccaaatatatcccgaaaaattttttttaaatcccaaaaaaatcccaaaaatccccccaaaaaatccaaaaaaattcccagaaaaaccccaaaaaatcccaataaagtcccccaaaaatcccccaaaaatcccaaaaaaccccaaaaaatcccaaaaaaatccccaaaaaatcccaataaatcccccaaaaaattttaaaaatgtaaaaaaaattttaaaaatccccaaaccaccGCCCAACCCCCAACCCCCGAATTACCTTCAaacacctgtgccagccccacgGCTCCGTGCCCCAGCAGGCGGCTCCGGCCGTCCGAGCCGTTCCAGGCCAGCACGGCGGCCCCGAGGCGCCGCGCCGCGTCCAGCTCCAGGTTGAAGCTGTGCTCGAGGCGCCGGAATTCGGCCGCTCCGGCCATGGCCGAGGTCCGAGCTCGGCTCTCTCCGTCCACTTGGAGGACGCAGGAGATGCTCTGGGGCCAGGCCGGGCTCAGGGCGCGCAGCTGGACGCTCAGCAGGCCGGACAGCGCCGAGGAGGGCGGGACGGACGGGGTCCAGTACGGGCGGAACGAGGCCAGATCCAGATCGGGGCTTCCAGGACCTCCAGAACCTCCAGAACCTCCTGGACCTCCAGGACCTTTTGGGCTTCCTGGACCTTTGGGACTTCCTGGACTTCTGGGACCTCCAGGATCTTTGGGACTTCCAGGACCTCCAGAACCTTTTGGACTTTCAGGACCTTTGGGACTTCCAGgaccttgagcacttccaggacCTTTGGGACTTCCAGGACCTCGTGGGCTTCCAGAACTTCGAGGACTTTCTGGACCTTTAAGACTTCCAGGACCTTCAGAACCTCCAGGACTTTCTGCACCTTTGGGACTTCCAGGACTTTCTGGAGTTCCAGGACCTTGAGGACTTCCAGGACCTCTGGAACCTCCAGAATCTCCTGGACCTTTGGGACTTCCAGAACGCCTGGGACTTCCAGGAAATCCAGAACCTCCAGAACCTTTGGGACTTCCAGGAAATCCAGAACCTCCAGAACCTCCTGGACCTTTGGGACTTCCAGGAAATCCAGAACCTCCAGAACCTTCAGGACTTTGAGGACTTCCAGGACCTCGAGAACCTCCAGGACTTTCTGGACTTCCAGGACCTCCAGAACCTCGAGGATCTCTAGAACCCCCAAAAGGTCCAAGACCTTTAGAACCTCTAGAACCCCCAAAACATCCAGGAATTTCTGGACTTCCAGGACCTCTAGAACCTCCAAAACCTCCATGACTTTCTGGACTTCCAGGACCTCCAGAACCTTCAGGATCTCTAGAACCTCCAGAACCTCTAGaacccccaaaacatcccagACTTTCTGGACTTCCAGAACCTCCAGGATCTCTAGAACGCCCAGAACCTCCAGGACCTTTAGAACCTTTAGAACCTCCAGAACGTCCAGAACTTTCTGGACTTCCAGAACCTCCAGGACCTTTAAAACCTCTAGAACCTCCAGGACCTCCAGAACCTCCAGAACTTTCTTGACTTCCAGAATTTTCTGGGCTTCCAGGACTTTCTGGACTTCCAGAACTTTCTGGACTCGCAGGACCCGCCGTGGGTGTGGCCGGGCTCTCCGGGGAGCGGCCGCAGCCTCGATGTCCGGTCAGACCGGACAGTGCTGTGGTCAGTGCCCAGGCCACGCTGCTGTCCAGGTGGTACCGGCCCAGAACGTTCCGGGGTTCCCGCTGCGCCTCGGGGGGTGCCGGGTTCGGGCTCCGGGGGCTCCTCAGGCTCAGCTTCCGCCGCAGCTTCAGCGAGAGGCGCCGCACCCGGCCTGGGGGGCGCGGtttggggagggtggggagggggtctgggggtggggagggggctgcaggggttcCTGTGGGGGGAAGGGCACGGTCAGTGGGgactgggagcgctgggagagtactgggggtactgggagaggaactgggggcactgggaggggaactggggatggggtttggggacactgggaatggtggggagggggctcagggggaactgggagtgggactgggagcactgggaatgatggggagggggcttagggggaactgggactggtgggagtgggaatgggaggactgggagaggaactgggaacactgggagaggaactgggggcactgggaatgaTGGGGATgggttttggggacactgggaatggtggggagggggctcggggggaactggggagactgggggtgggactgggagcactgggaatgatggggagggggctcaaAGGtactgggagtgatggggacagggacactggggacattggggataaggtctgtggggtgcaggggacattggggacactgggttCAGAGTTTCAGCAGGACAATGTCCCCCCTCCAAgacaatgtccccaaacccacgAAAATATCCCCACCCTCAGgacaatgtccccaaccccccaggccatgtccccatcccccagGCCATGTCCCCAATCCTATGACAATGTCCCCAGGACTCCAGCACAATGTTCCCCACTCCCAGGACAATGTCCCCACACCCATGACAATGTCCACAACCCCGGGCCATGTCCCCAACCCAtgacaatgtccccaacccccagcacaatgtccccaatcccatgACAATGTCCCCAGGACCCCTGGACAATGTGACCCCCTCCACAtgacaatgtccccaaccccgggccatgtccccaaccccgggccatgtccccaacccccagcataatgtccccaaccccacgacaatgtcccaaatccccaggaCCCCAGGCCATGTCCCCGACCCCAtgacaatgtccccaaccccaggCCATGTCCCCAACCCCCAGGCCATGTCCCCGTCCCCTGGACAATGTCCCCACCCCCAGGACAATGTTTCCCCTCCAAgacaatgtccccaaacccatgaAAATATCCCCACCCTCAGGACAATGTCCCCATCCCCCAGGCCATGTCCCCACCCCCAtgacaatgtccccaacccTCAGGCCATGTCCCTAACCCCACGACAATGTCCCCCCACCCAGGACAATGTCCCCAACCTCACGACAACGTCCCTCCACCCATGACAATGTCCCCAGCCACCAACCCATGTCCCCCGCCCCGGTCCATGTCCCCTCACCGCTGTCCTCCTCCCGGTGTCGCTccgctgtccccacccctctcGCCGTCCCCTCCTCGGGGATGGGGTTGTACCAGATGTCGCCGCCGCTGTCGCTGTGCCcggtgtcccctgctgtccccggtgtccccaatgtccccagtgtccccggtgtccccctcCCGGCCAGCAGCCAGCGGCGGCTGCTGcgctccaggctctgcaggtaCGCGCCGGCCCCGGGGGCTCtgccgggaccccccaaaatcggGGACCCCCCCTTGGGCTGCGGCTCCTGCCGGCAGCGATTTTGGGGCTCCTCGAAGCGATTTTGGGGCTCCTTGccatgatttttggggtcctcgTGGCGATTTTGGGGTTCCTCGTGGCGATTTTGGGGATCCCCGcgatgattttggggttcctcgtcgggatttttggggtcctccCATCGATTTTGGGACTCTCCAAGGCGATTTTGGAGCTCCTTGCGATGATTTTTGAGGTCCTCCCATCGATTTTGGGGTTCCttcctgtgatttttggggtcctcgTGGCGATTTTGGGGTTCTCCGAGGCGATTTTGGGACTCCTTGtactgatttttggggttctcccATCGATTTTCGGGTTCTTCGTGGCGATTTTTGGGATCCCCGAAGCGATTTTGGGATTCCTCGTGGCGATTTTTGGGGTCCTCGTGGCGATTTTGGGGCTCCCCGAGGCGATTTCGGGGTTCCCCACGATGATTTTGGGATTCCTCACGATAATTTTGGAGTTCCTCGAGGCGATTTTGGGGTTCCTCGAGgcgattttggggttccccacgATGGTTTTGAGGTTCTTTgcggtgattttggggttccccgcgatgattttggggttcctcgcgatgattttggggttccctgcaGCCACTCTGGCGGGACCTCCCTGAAACCCCAAAAGAGACCCCAAAAGTCACCGggtgtgggattggggtcccttcccaattttgggggttcccagtttgggaggGACCCAAGATCAAGGAGGGGTTCCTGATTTGGGGTGAGGGTCCCGtcctggttttgggggtccctgattttggggtggggtccCTGACTTTGGGGGAGggtccctgattttggggtgggggttcCTGATTTCAGGGTCCCTGATTTGAGGGGTCCCATCCTGATTTTGGGAgatccctgattttggggtggggtccTTGATTTGGGGTGAGGGTCCCTGATTTGGGGGGTTCCCATTCTGGTTTTGAGGGTCCCTGATTTGAGGGTCCCTGATTTTCGGGGGGTGTctgatttggggtgggggtcccatcctgattttggggggtgggggtcTCTGATTTGGGGattccctgattttggggtaGGGTCCCATTCCCGGGGGtcccattcccaaaatttccccttttttgggggGCAGATCCCATCCTGGGAATTTccaattttggggtaaattggGGGGGGTGGAAATTTTGCATCCcgaagttttcctttttttaggaTCCCTTTTTAGGGTGGGGGTCCCATCCCGAGGGTCCCTTTTAGGGTGGGGGTCCCACCCTGGGgtgtttcctcttttttggggggtcccatCCTGGGAATTTCcctttttggggtaaattcggttggaaatttggggtcccattcctgaagtttatatttttttgggatcccttttTAGGAtggggctcccatccccactgAATCCCTTTTAGGGTGGGAGTCCCATCCCGGGGAGTCCcttttggggtgggggtcccaCCCTGGGGTGTTTCcccttttttggggttctcatCCTGGGAATTTCCCTTTTTGGGGTAAATTGGGGGCAAAATTTGGGGTCCCATTCctgaaatttccctttttggggtaaatttggtGTGAAATTTGTGGTCCCattcctgaactttccttttttttgggatccattTTTAGGGTGGGGGTCCCATTCCCACTGAATCCcttttggggtgggggtcccaTCCCGGGGATCCCATTCCcgaaatttccctttttttggggggtcccttCCCGGGAATTTCcctttttggggaaatttggggtcccaTTCCCGaacttctcctttttttagGATCCCTTTTTAGGGTGGGGGGTCCCATCCCGGGGGTCCCCTTCCCgaaatttccctttttgggGTAAATCGAGGCggaagggaaatttgggatcccaatctttccctttttttgggatcccttttTAGGGtggggctcccatccccactgcaTCCCTTTTAGGGTGGGGTTCCCCCCTTTaccctccccatctccccttccccaaaccccctccccaaattcccgcttttatttttattttttaataaatttttgggatttctttacCTCCCTCCGCGGCCtccgccccgcgccgctccctCCGCCTCAGGCGGGTCCAGCTCCGGCTCAGCAGCGGCTCCGCCATCCCGGGACCCCCCGCGACCCCCCGCGACCCCCGaggggacccccgggacccccccgggaccccccaagccccgggagcggcggcggagcCGGCCCGGGATGGCCGCGAGCGGAGAATTCCCGAATTGCTGAAGGAATTGCCGGGACGGCGCTGCCGGGAGATGTAGTCCGGAACGGGCGGGGAAAGAAGGGGGGGAACAGCTGGAATCGGGGGAACAGCTGGAATGGGGGGGAAACAGCTGGAATGAGGGTGTGGAGCTCTGGATCGGGGGTGTGAACCTTTGGAATGGGGGAATTCACATCTGGATCGGGGTTTGGACTTTTGGATCGGGTCCAGCTGGAGACGGGGATCGCTGGGAGCGGCGGGAACAGCTGGATCGGGTGTTAAACATCTGGATCGGGGGGTTAAACAGCTGGATCGGGGGTGTGGACCCCTAGAATGGGGGTGTGAACCTCTGGAATGGGGGAATTCACATCTGGATTGGGGGGAGGAATCCCTGGAGCGGATCCAGCTGGAGTCCGGAACGGGTGGGCgaaaagagggagagaacaGCTGGAATGAGGGGGGGGAAACAGCTGGACGAGGGGGGTTAAACAGCTGGATCGGGGCTGTGGAGCCCTGGAATGGGGGGAGGAACCTCTGGAATGGGGGGATTCACATCTGGATCGGGGTTTGGACTTTTGGATCGGGtccaggtggaggtggggatTGCTGGGAGTGGCGGGAACAGCTGGATCGGGGGTTAAACATCTGGATCGGGGGCGTCCACATCTGGATTGTTGGTGTGGAGCCGTGGAATGGGGGTGTGAACCTCTGGAATGGGGGAATTCACATC
It contains:
- the SYDE1 gene encoding rho GTPase-activating protein SYDE1, which translates into the protein MAEPLLSRSWTRLRRRERRGAEAAEGGRSRQSGCREPQNHREEPQNHRGEPQNHRKEPQNHRGEPQNRLEEPQNRLEELQNYREESQNHRGEPRNRLGEPQNRHEDPKNRHEESQNRFGDPKNRHEEPENRWENPKNQYKESQNRLGEPQNRHEDPKNHRKEPQNRWEDLKNHRKELQNRLGESQNRWEDPKNPDEEPQNHRGDPQNRHEEPQNRHEDPKNHGKEPQNRFEEPQNRCRQEPQPKGGSPILGGPGRAPGAGAYLQSLERSSRRWLLAGRGTPGTLGTLGTPGTAGDTGHSDSGGDIWYNPIPEEGTARGVGTAERHREEDSGTPAAPSPPPDPLPTLPKPRPPGRVRRLSLKLRRKLSLRSPRSPNPAPPEAQREPRNVLGRYHLDSSVAWALTTALSGLTGHRGCGRSPESPATPTAGPASPESSGSPESPGSPENSGSQESSGGSGGPGGSRGFKGPGGSGSPESSGRSGGSKGSKGPGGSGRSRDPGGSGSPESLGCFGGSRGSGGSRDPEGSGGPGSPESHGGFGGSRGPGSPEIPGCFGGSRGSKGLGPFGGSRDPRGSGGPGSPESPGGSRGPGSPQSPEGSGGSGFPGSPKGPGGSGGSGFPGSPKGSGGSGFPGSPRRSGSPKGPGDSGGSRGPGSPQGPGTPESPGSPKGAESPGGSEGPGSLKGPESPRSSGSPRGPGSPKGPGSAQGPGSPKGPESPKGSGGPGSPKDPGGPRSPGSPKGPGSPKGPGGPGGSGGSGGPGSPDLDLASFRPYWTPSVPPSSALSGLLSVQLRALSPAWPQSISCVLQVDGESRARTSAMAGAAEFRRLEHSFNLELDAARRLGAAVLAWNGSDGRSRLLGHGAVGLAQVFEGGRTQSLALQLQPRGVLYLRLSLVQLRPCPAPCPVPCPVPCPAECPAQCPAQCPASCPAQLQPCPAPCPAQCPAQLQPCPAQCPAQLQPCPVQCPAPAQCPAPAPCPAARPPRVFGADLGALVAREGRPGGVPRILERCLGEIERRGLTVVGLYRLCGSAAAKKELREAFERDSAAVTLSERLWPDINVVTGVVKDFLRELPSPLVPPRLQRSVLEAMAQRPPRDPPGDPTALLECLAPPERATLARLLSHLSLVAALQRWNRMGAQNLALCFGPVLLPRGQQGHPRGHLGHQQGHQGRPPGEDEEGGVDFKRHLEVLLYLLRVWPVPPLPAWVECPRGHPPMVAQGDSEVAQGDLVVAQGDPVVAQGGPVVAMGSPPVVARSRPRGPESPPSNRYAGDWSVCDPQSPTQILPQIPPQNLPQIPPQKPPQIPPQSRELPRDGHGDTVGTVPQKPPQSLFQIPPQIPPEIPFGDLGSDLGSGLDLGSGPDLGSDLGSDLGSGPRLTLKDFDALIRELEQELGTRPDVGL